The proteins below come from a single Pichia kudriavzevii chromosome 2, complete sequence genomic window:
- a CDS encoding uncharacterized protein (PKUD0B05320; similar to Saccharomyces cerevisiae YCL057W (PRD1); ancestral locus Anc_1.9), with the protein MFGQYCRQYCRQFCKHFYNKTPIFQSPRMASTLVPPQTPLEWTHTPESILLQTEKLIAEARAMDDAIAAVPLEKATIDTVIKPYADLENRQAGLTNQLTFYQHVSANKDLRDASNEADAKFRKYGIEAGLREDVFRVINKVYETIKDDESLDKETKRFIEKVNKQYIRSGLSLPLETREKVKELKQQLSTLALKFSSNLSEETGSILFSKEQLDGVPKDVVDQFEKVEGKFKMTFKYPDLFPVLKYANDAQTRKAALIGDQSKCPENAGILIEAVKIRAQLAHLLGYNNFSEYILEERMAKDPKTVMNFLEDLKAKLRPLGEVELSKLKALKDKHTGKENESYNIWDQNYYNTKMLEQNYNVDELKISQYFPMNNTIAKMLSIYETIFNLKFVEIEKGSKGYNTWHEDVKQFQVWKKDDPQTPVFVGYLYFDLHPRTGKYGHAANFGLVPSYIDVQTGEKNYPSTSLVCNFTKDTPEKPSLLKHGEVVTFFHELGHGIHDLMGQTQYSRFHGTSVSWDFVEMPSQLLEYFCWDESMLKKLSCHYETGESLPDDLIKSLVASKNVNGALFNLRQLHFGLFDMALHTSKDGNVDMDKLWNDMREEICLISNGGITFKGYGSFGHLMGGYASGYYGYLWSNVFAADVFFTKFAKDPLNVQNGMDYRNKILARGGSRDEMDNLVDLLGRQPSSTSFLNELGLSQ; encoded by the coding sequence ATGTTTGGACAGTATTGCAGACAGTATTGCAGACAGTTTTGTAAACACTTTTACAACAAGAcaccaatttttcaatctccCCGTATGGCATCAACATTGGTACCTCCACAGACCCCACTAGAATGGACACATACTCCGGAATCCATTCTCTTACAAACAGAGAAGCTCATTGCGGAGGCAAGGGCAATGGATGACGCTATAGCAGCCGTTCCATTAGAGAAGGCCACCATCGACACGGTAATTAAGCCATATGCCGATTTGGAAAACAGACAGGCCGGTTTGACCAACCAGTTGACTTTCTATCAACACGTTTCTGCCAATAAGGACTTGAGAGATGCGTCCAATGAGGCTGACGCCAAATTCCGTAAATATGGAATTGAAGCTGGTTTAAGAGAGGATGTATTTAGGGTCATCAACAAGGTCTATGAAACTAttaaagatgatgaatccCTTGATAAGGAAACCAAGagatttattgaaaaggtCAACAAACAGTACATTAGATCTGGATTGTCTTTGCCGCTAGAAACCAGAGAAAAAGTCAAGGAATtaaaacaacaactctCAACATTAGctttaaagttttcttcGAATTTATCAGAAGAGACTGGCTCAATTCTTTTTTCCAAGGAACAACTGGATGGTGTTCCTAaggatgttgttgatcaGTTTGAAAAGGTTGAAGGTAAGTTTAAGATGACTTTCAAATACCCCGATTTGTTTCCTGTCCTCAAATACGCAAATGATGCACAAACTAGAAAGGCTGCTCTAATTGGAGACCAATCCAAATGCCCTGAAAATGCTGGCATTTTAATTGAAGCTGTGAAAATTAGGGCACAATTGGCACACCTTTTGGGATACAACAATTTTTCAGAGTACATCCTTGAAGAGAGAATGGCTAAGGATCCAAAGACCGTGATGAATTTCttggaagatttgaaaGCCAAATTGAGACCGTTGGGTGAAGTTGAACTATCCAAATTGAAAGCTTTGAAGGATAAACATACTGGCAAGGAAAATGAGTCTTACAACATTTGGGATCAAAATTATTATAACACCAAAATGTTGGAACAAAACTATAATGTCGATGAACTGAAAATTTCGCAGTATTTCCCAATGAATAATACTATTGCTAAAATGCTCTCCATTTATGAGACCATTTTTAACTTGAAGTTTgttgagattgaaaaggGTTCCAAAGGTTACAATACTTGGCATGAAGATGTCAAGCAGTTCCAAGTTTGGAAAAAAGATGACCCACAAACCCCAGTCTTTGTTGGTTACCtatattttgatttgcATCCAAGAACAGGTAAGTACGGTCATGCTGCAAATTTTGGCCTTGTTCCAAGCTATATTGATGTCCAAACAGGTGAGAAAAACTATCCTTCAACCTCTCTTGTTTGTAACTTCACCAAGGATACACCAGAGAAACCCTCCTTGCTCAAACACGGTGAAGTTGTTACCTTCTTCCATGAATTGGGTCATGGTATTCATGACTTGATGGGCCAAACGCAGTACTCCAGATTTCACGGCACTTCTGTGAGTTGGGATTTTGTGGAAATGCCTTCTCAGCTACTAGAATATTTCTGCTGGGATGAGTCGATGCTAAAGAAACTATCCTGTCACTATGAGACAGGGGAATCCTTACCAGATGATTTGATTAAATCATTAGTCGCCTCTAAGAATGTCAATGGTGCATTGTTTAATTTAAGACAATTGCACTttggtttgtttgataTGGCTTTACACACGTCCAAAGATGGTAATGTTGATATGGATAAGCTGTGGAATGATATGAGAGAAGAAATCTGTTTGATTAGTAACGGCGGTATCACCTTCAAAGGTTATGGTTCATTTGGTCATTTGATGGGCGGTTATGCTTCTGGTTATTATGGTTACTTATGGTCTAATGTTTTTGCTGcagatgttttctttacaAAGTTTGCTAAGGATCCATTGAATGTCCAAAATGGTATGGACtacagaaacaaaattttAGCTAGAGGTGGTTCTAGGGATGAGATGGATAACTTAGTTGATCTTCTCGGTAGACAACCTTCCTCCACTTCATTTTTGAACGAATTGGGATTATCACAATGA
- a CDS encoding uncharacterized protein (PKUD0B05350; similar to Saccharomyces cerevisiae YBR120C (CBP6); ancestral locus Anc_3.380), with protein MSSTNITKKIVQLLQQLPADKVKHYSSFKFTQIERFCNLGGFPIPKEVKEEQAAEEKKKQVLVKLDPKKLKRMIFNEKEEPINYQKNLFNEDILKQQYKSIKNLHQNKWGNYYAISNKLLEPKGNPNYYSRLMGDVNKGGQKKEGLITAFKTILTGRY; from the coding sequence ATGTCTTCGACTAACATcaccaaaaaaatagtCCAGCTGTTGCAGCAACTTCCCGCAGATAAGGTCAAACACTACTCTTCTTTTAAATTCACCCAAATTGAACGTTTTTGCAATTTAGGTGGGTTTCCTATTCCAAAGGAAGTGAAGGAGGAACAAGCAGCcgaagagaagaagaagcaggTTTTGGTGAAACTAGATCcgaaaaaattgaagagaatgaTCTTTAACGAGAAGGAAGAACCTATTAATTATCAGAAGAACTTATTCAATGAGGATATCCTAAAACAACAGTATAAGTCAATCAAAAACCTACATCAAAACAAATGGGGCAATTATTATGCAATCAGCAACAAATTACTTGAACCAAAAGGAAATCCAAACTACTACTCTAGGCTTATGGGGGATGTGAATAAAGGTGGTCAAAAGAAGGAAGGGTTAATTACGGCTTTCAAAACCATCCTCACAGGTAGATACTGA
- a CDS encoding uncharacterized protein (PKUD0B05370; similar to Saccharomyces cerevisiae YML014W (TRM9); ancestral locus Anc_5.544), producing the protein MSGKLQPTEEEIHQETLRFHSRPTPVVKESEFVHDVYNEIAQHFSQTRYKPWPIVQEFLETRPSKSIGVDVGCGNGKYVAVNPDLFIIGSDYSTGLIDQAVQLHRGEKCNDLMVADGLNLPHNSNTFDFAISIAVIHHFADEERRISAIAEILRVLEKGGQALIYCWALEQEKSRRGYKEGMEQDVLVPWVLVKKGKRSKKNGKKEQKEQDKGQEGDDQSPVKMRYYHLYKRGELTENAIKAGGKVVRDGYERDNWWVVVEKV; encoded by the coding sequence ATGTCGGGAAAGTTACAACcaacagaagaagagataCACCAGGAAACCTTAAGATTTCATTCTCGGCCTACGCCTGTAGTAAAGGAATCAGAGTTTGTCCATGATGTATACAATGAAATTGCACAACATTTTTCGCAAACTAGATATAAACCGTGGCCAATTGTGCAAGAATTCTTAGAGACAAGGCCAAGTAAGTCtattggtgttgatgttggGTGTGGCAATGGGAAATATGTGGCTGTGAATCCGGATTTATTTATCATTGGTTCAGACTATTCGACTGGATTAATTGACCAAGCTGTTCAGCTACACCGTGGAGAGAAATGCAATGATCTGATGGTTGCAGATGGCTTGAATCTACCGCATAACTCCAAcacttttgattttgccaTATCTATTGCTGTGATTCATCATTTTGCCGATGAGGAAAGGCGGATTTCGGCCATAGCTGAAATCCTAAGAGTCCTTGAAAAGGGCGGGCAAGCGTTAATATACTGCTGGGCCTTAGAGCAGGAAAAATCGAGAAGAGGATACAAGGAGGGGATGGAACAAGATGTACTTGTGCCGTGGGTGCTGGTTAAGAAGGGGAAAAggtcaaagaaaaatggaaagaagGAACAAAAAGAGCAAGATAAGGGGCAGGAAGGAGACGACCAATCGCCAGTTAAAATGAGGTACTATCACTTGTACAAAAGGGGAGAGTTGACTGAAAATGCCATCAAAGCTGGCGGAAAGGTTGTCAGAGATGGGTATGAGAGGGACAACTGGTGGGTTGTGGTAGAAAAGGTCTGA
- a CDS encoding uncharacterized protein (PKUD0B05330; Pfam Domains: Sugar_tr(2.3e-172)|MFS_1(1.8e-28)) gives MPVLRKCHPTVFDMESIVSSIYSKTSNGTPYIKKEAFAKNVDNIVTTNSILVSEEENEDKNNKNSFCLLAQYKLVATLCLLVAFGGFIFGWDTGTISGFVQMPSFKNLFGTYNEFTGVYEFTNSRVGLIISIFNLGCALGGVTLAKLGDKLGRKRGLMAVIVVYIIGIVTQISAMHWLQFMSGRIVSGLAVGAVSVLSPMFIAETSPSKIRGILVSCYQLLITLGILLGYITTFGTVHTFSDTRQWRIPLGLCFVWAIILFGGMVFLPESPRFLIEKERMAEATESIARVNSLEVSDTRVIAELYEISVGIKKQREAGEASWSELVFGKPHILTRLMIGVSLQSFQQLTGNNYFFYYGTTIFQSVGLEDSFLTSIILGAVNFGSTFVALYVVGRIGRRTNLITGSLGMAICLLIFAVIGSTILYPNGYGMPINRLAGIGLVVLTCIFIFLFAITWAPGAFIVVSETYPLRIRSRGMAIATAANWVWGFLIAFFTPAITSHIRFAYGFVFFGATVVGGFFVYFMVPETENLSLEEVDVLYRYYQPFNARNARKTIQCFHGEEKHMGP, from the coding sequence ATGCCCGTTCTAAGAAAATGTCATCCAACAGTATTTGATATGGAGTCAATAGTATCATCAATCTATTCTAAAACCAGTAATGGGACTCCTTATATTAAAAAAGAGGCTTTTGCTAAAAACGTGGATAATATAGTAACCACCAACAGTATTTTAGtttctgaagaagaaaatgaagacaaaaataataaaaactCATTCTGCCTATTAGCACAATACAAGCTTGTTGCAACATTATGTTTACTTGTTGCATTTGGtggttttatttttggatgGGATACAGGTACCATCTCCGGTTTTGTTCAAATGCCAAGTTTTAAGAACCTGTTTGGCACTTACAATGAATTTACAGGAGTCTATGAATTCACAAACTCACGTGTTGGTTTGATTATCTCAATATTCAACCTTGGATGTGCATTGGGCGGTGTTACTTTGGCGAAGCTTGGCGATAAGCTCGGCAGAAAACGAGGACTCATGGCTGTTATAGTTGTTTACATTATTGGTATTGTCACTCAAATTTCTGCTATGCACTGGCTTCAATTTATGAGTGGCAGGATTGTTTCAGGTCTTGCGGTCGGTgctgtttctgttttgtCACCAATGTTTATAGCCGAAACTTCACCATCCAAAATTAGGGGCATTTTGGTTTCTTGCTACCAATTGCTGATTACACTAGGCATTTTGTTAGGTTATATTACTACGTTTGGTACGGTACATACTTTTAGTGACACTAGACAATGGAGGATTCCACTAGGTTTATGTTTTGTTTGGGCTataattttgtttggtGGTATGGTTTTTCTGCCGGAGTCCCCAAGGTTCTTGATTGAGAAGGAGAGAATGGCGGAAGCAACGGAATCAATTGCCAGAGTTAACAGCTTGGAAGTCAGTGATACAAGGGTAATTGCTGAGTTGTATGAAATTAGCGTTGGTATCAAAAAACAGCGGGAAGCAGGTGAAGCTTCATGGTCTGAATTGGTATTTGGCAAACCACATATATTGACACGGCTGATGATTGGTGTTTCATTACAATCATTTCAACAGCTTACAGGTAACAACTATTTCTTCTATTACGGTACAACCATATTCCAATCTGTGGGACTAGAAGATTCGTTTCTCACATCTATTATCCTTGGTGCAGTCAATTTTGGATCAACTTTTGTTGCGCTTTATGTGGTTGGCCGCATTGGcagaagaacaaatttGATTACAGGATCTCTTGGTATGGCCATCtgtttattgatatttGCAGTGATTGGATCAACCATTCTCTACCCAAACGGATATGGTATGCCGATAAACAGACTTGCAGGCATTGGACTGGTTGTACTAACAtgtatttttatctttctGTTTGCAATTACTTGGGCTCCTGGCGCTTTCATTGTAGTCTCCGAGACCTATCCATTGCGTATTCGAAGCAGGGGGATGGCAATTGCAACGGCAGCAAACTGGGTATGGGGGTTCCTCATCGCATTTTTCACACCTGCAATTACATCACATATCAGGTTTGCCTATGGATTTGTATTCTTTGGTGCTACTGTTGTAGGTGGGTTCTTTGTTTACTTTATGGTTccagaaactgaaaatttgTCATTGGAGGAAGTAGATGTGTTGTATCGCTATTATCAACCATTCAATGCCAGGAATGCAAGAAAAACcattcaatgttttcatgGTGAAGAGAAACATATGGGGCCTTGA
- a CDS encoding uncharacterized protein (PKUD0B05340; similar to Saccharomyces cerevisiae YBR119W (MUD1); ancestral locus Anc_3.379), which translates to MNSAHTLYIRNLNEKVGLKNLRKEIAKIFLEHGYQTLAIYVCKNLKLKGQAFVSMRDSVDLDQVIEKLQTKLLYGKPMILQHAKTDADLVFKQKLSEEEFDKLVQERRRARQQRRKQKTEEISKKRPRDEGPGENEHVSAKHKKLVTNKEEPVVPNKMMILTKLPEDITKEEIVSIFDKFGGFFKVNHVKVRKLALVEFQNEQAALECYKRLGPKLEIKEKPDCLLTFAKN; encoded by the coding sequence ATGAATTCTGCTCATACATTGTACATTAGAAATCTGAATGAAAAAGTTGGGCTAAAAAATTTAAGGAaagaaattgcaaaaataTTTCTAGAACATGGATACCAAACCCTTGcaatatatgtatgtaaGAATCTAAAACTTAAGGGACAAGCTTTTGTTTCTATGAGAGATTCTGTTGATTTGGATCAggttattgaaaaacttcAGACAAAGCTTTTATATGGAAAGCCAATGATTCTACAACATGCGAAGACTGATGCAGATCTGGTATTTAAGCAGAAGCTAAGcgaagaagaatttgataaattggTTCaggaaagaagaagggcTCGGCAACAGAGGAGAAAGCAAAAGACGGAAGAGATCTCAAAGAAAAGGCCAAGGGATGAAGGACCtggagaaaatgaacatgTATCAgccaaacataaaaaaCTTGTTACAAATAAAGAGGAACCTGTTGTTCCTAATAAGATGATGATTCTCACAAAATTACCTGAAGATATtacaaaggaagaaatagTTTCGATCTTTGATAAGTTTGGAGGGTTTTTCAAAGTCAACCACGTTAAGGTACGAAAATTGGCGTTGGtagaatttcaaaatgaacaAGCCGCCCTAGAGTGTTACAAACGCCTTGGACCAAAATTagaaataaaagagaaaccAGATTGTTTATTGACATTTGCAAAAAACTAG
- a CDS encoding uncharacterized protein (PKUD0B05360), translating into MSSTEETKSIAQKKQWFPVASVAVLILALLLSKIHSFSVSLFNVYNAYRYIPDKVLDHYIQKPLSDVSMEIPVYFDSAFKFPDLGEAVDIQLNSRMLNEYFILPNVSIILKPGKKYMYDEGYYPKDEMFTYAMLSDGDAIQVDGARNYGEIYFTLQSVDANDLPFFMTQLLLDHCYSREINKYTPDMFYQLTGADNQSDYFFLHADYVDKRLIRDLIHKPKGIPLLIHIHLYVVMANFLNLNIMEAAQQYLLPVFQKYSHVFDFDVKVHHINLFDPNADIQREHIDEYFPDELTDIPVLKDIYKETKEKFKDGTHVHMVFYPFFQGGDKLREKKVGDMPLFSEYENMFLNIDNWGAVYFTHIPSENGDDTNTFSMNQLQDCMWTFNQALLDNIGVPNEVLAPPIRLRGFGRYLTIQYLTYYSFLLNKIKVWKSTKALLYRDPSEVNHRVETFVGSLKLRDIVVERLKQDDTISSLHYAEKCLQWSETLTNKWKSVYLTA; encoded by the coding sequence ATGTCTTCAACTGAAGAAACTAAGAGTATTGCACAAAAAAAGCAATGGTTCCCTGTTGCTTCCGTAGCTGTGTTGATCCTGGCGTTGTTATTATCTAAAATCCACTCATTCAGCGTATCATTGTTCAATGTGTACAATGCATACAGATACATCCCAGACAAAGTTCTGGACcattatattcaaaaacCTCTCTCAGATGTGTCTATGGAGATTCctgtttattttgattcAGCATTTAAGTTCCCCGATTTAGGAGAAGCTGTTGATATCCAACTAAATTCAAGAATGTTGAATGAATATTTCATATTACCGAACGTATCGATTATTTTAAAACCAGGGAAAAAGTACATGTACGATGAGGGTTACTACCCGAAAGATGAGATGTTTACATATGCAATGTTAAGCGATGGGGATGCAATTCAGGTGGATGGTGCTAGAAATTATGGTGAGATATACTTTACTTTACAGAGTGTTGATGCTAACGATTTGCCGTTTTTCATGACTCAGTTGCTACTAGACCATTGCTACAGCCgagaaatcaacaaatataCACCAGACATGTTCTACCAGTTGACTGGGGCGGATAATCAAAGTGATTATTTCTTTCTGCATGCGGACTATGTAGATAAGAGGTTGATTAGAGACCTTATACACAAACCAAAGGGGATCCCACTTTTGATTCATATACATCTGTATGTTGTCATGGCGAACtttttgaacttgaatATAATGGAGGCCGCTCAGCAGTATCTACTACCTGTATTTCAGAAATACTCACAtgtctttgattttgatgtcAAAGTCCACCATATTAACCTCTTTGATCCAAATGCAGATATTCAACGTGAACATATTGATGAGTACTTTCCTGATGAATTGACAGATATACCCGTTTTAAAGGACATctacaaagaaacaaaggaaaagttCAAGGATGGAACCCACGTACACATGGTTTTTTATCCATTCTTTCAAGGTGGTGACAAATTAAGGGAGAAAAAGGTAGGTGACATGCCTCTATTTTCTGAATATGAGAACATGTTTCTAAATATCGATAATTGGGGAGCTGTTTATTTTACGCATATCCCTTCTGAGAATGGAGATGATACGAACACATTCTCAATGAACCAACTTCAGGATTGCATGTGGACGTTTAACCAAGCATTACTTGATAATATTGGAGTACCTAATGAAGTTCTTGCACCACCGATCCGCCTACGAGGATTTGGACGATACTTGACAATTCAATACCTGACATATTACAGTTTCCTACTGAATAAAATAAAGGTATggaaatcaacaaaggCTTTGCTTTACAGGGACCCGTCTGAAGTAAACCATAGAGTTGAAACATTTGTAGGGAGCCTGAAACTCAGAGATATAGTCGTTGAGCGATTAAAACAGGACGATACCATCTCCTCTCTTCATTACGCAGAGAAATGCTTGCAATGGTCAGAGACATTGACCAACAAGTGGAAATCTGTATACCTGACAGCCTAA
- a CDS encoding uncharacterized protein (PKUD0B05380; similar to Saccharomyces cerevisiae YDR436W (PPZ2) and YML016C (PPZ1); ancestral locus Anc_5.548), whose translation MGNEGSKPKSNGVIKKESTNSIKSVRAFRGKRKNKDTKSSMGDTTQTHVHSRTIKNERLQPLPNHINGKETPDSHRANDLLVRRVSSQKPRIETTDYSENFRNDGNHDGQSMMYSSPSVTTSQRGLLESNSNSNSNSKIPIQIPIPIPIQIPNSHARSRSHSHQNLVDGGNVAGEEETNNQWSNHGAHRSSSNVNLNDANNINNHNHRLPPSMAVLKPKSPILRMNSSTSINDNSIQHMNPIDRQRSNSENHSSHLNNLSRRNSSTTINSTNSKNSRHSKNSRNSRSYLETHGIPTDAFTQMTLEPNMGHLEDNGDQRPNSPTHSKGTSRSNSRSNSRSHSRSHSTSSRNRASLIDQLGNGNVLGDYSNAIEDSGDEGIQPSQMINTDFRGDLQHPNNEQDLLAYEQGENFIYGNNKDQNSQNQNYQEYEHEQAGQLEQNQNHQLEENIPTDHYINPNDYRRKYDLDIEEMIQRLLDAGYAYKRTKSVCLKNSEIAMICSVAREIFLSQPSLLELSAPVKIVGDVHGQYTDLIRIFSKCGFPPASNYLFLGDYVDRGKQSLETILLLLCYKIKFPENFFLLRGNHECAQITRQYGFYDECKRRTNLKTWKLFVDTFNTLPIAAIVASKIFCVHGGLSPVLNSMDEIRNIRRPTDVPDFGLLNDLLWSDPADSPNQWEDNERGVSYCFNKVAINNFLNKFQFDLVVRAHMVVEDGYEFFNDRSLVTVFSAPNYCGEFDNWGAVMGVSEELLCSFELLDPLDSVALKHLMKKGRIERRNAMLKYSNNSTNQPTK comes from the coding sequence ATGGGGAACGAGGGATCCAagccaaaatcaaatggcGTCATAAAGAAAGAGTCCACTAACTCCATTAAGTCCGTCCGTGCGTTTCGggggaagaggaagaacaaGGACACAAAGTCTTCAATGGGGGACACCACCCAAACACATGTTCATAGTAGGACCATAAAGAACGAACGGCTGCAGCCGTTGCCGAACCATATCAATGGCAAAGAGACACCAGACTCGCATCGAGCTAATGATTTATTAGTGAGAAGAGTATCTAGTCAGAAACCTCGCATTGAAACTACTGATTACAGTGAGAATTTTAGAAATGATGGAAATCACGATGGTCAGTCCATGATGTATTCGAGTCCCTCTGTGACAACCTCTCAGAGGGGGTTGCttgaatcaaattcaaattcaaattcaaattccaaaattccaattcaaattccaattccaattccaattcaaattccaaattcacATGCTCGTTCTCGTTCTCATTCTCATCAAAACCTCGTAGATGGTGGCAATGTAGCTGGTGAAGAGGAGACAAACAACCAATGGAGCAACCATGGTGCTCACCGCTCCAGTTCTAATGTCAATCTCAATGATGCAAATAACATCAATAATCATAACCATAGACTCCCCCCCTCCATGGCGGTTTTAAAACCAAAATCCCCAATTCTAAGAATGAACTCATCGACTTCAATTAATGACAACTCCATCCAACATATGAATCCTATCGATCGACAGAGAAGTAATTCGGAGAATCACTCATCACATTTGAATAACCTCTCAAGGCgcaattcttcaactaccataaattcaacaaactcGAAAAATTCAAGGCATAGTAAAAATAGCAGAAATAGCCGTTCCTATTTGGAAACACATGGTATACCAACTGATGCATTCACACAGATGACCTTAGAACCTAACATGGGCCATTTGGAAGATAATGGCGACCAACGTCCAAATTCCCCCACACATTCAAAGGGAACTTCAAGGAGCAATTCAAGGAGTAATTCTAGAAGCCATTCAAGATCACATTCAACCTCGAGTCGAAATCGGGCCTCATTAATTGATCAGTTAGGTAACGGAAATGTGCTAGGTGACTATTCAAACGCAATAGAAGATTCAGGCGATGAAGGTATCCAACCTTCTCAAATGATCAACACCGACTTTAGAGGTGATCTTCAACATCCTAATAATGAACAAGATCTATTGGCATACGAACAAGgtgaaaattttatttatgGGAATAATAAAGATCAAAACTCGCAGAATCAAAACTATCAAGAGTACGAGCATGAACAAGCTGGCCAACTtgaacaaaatcaaaatcatcaactaGAAGAAAATATACCCACTGATCACTACATCAATCCTAATGACTATAGGCGGAAATACGATTTGGATATCGAAGAAATGATCCAACGTCTATTGGATGCAGGATATGCATataaaagaacaaaatcagtatgtttgaagaattctGAAATTGCAATGATTTGCTCTGTTGCACGAGAGATCTTTTTATCTCAACCTTCATTACTTGAACTAAGCGCACCGGTGAAGATTGTCGGTGATGTCCATGGCCAGTATACTGATTTAATTAggattttctccaaatgtGGGTTTCCTCCAGCTTCAAATTACCTCTTTCTAGGAGATTACGTTGATAGGGGGAAACAATCACTAGAGAcaattttgttgttgttatgCTACAAGATTAAGTTTCCtgaaaatttctttttactCAGGGGTAATCACGAATGCGCTCAAATTACAAGGCAATACGGATTTTATGATGAATGCAAGAGAAGGACTAACTTGAAAACATGGAAGTTGTTTGTCGACACTTTCAATACATTACCAATTGCTGCTATCGTTGCCTCCAAAATCTTCTGCGTCCATGGTGGTTTGTCTCCTGTTTTGAATTCGATGGATGAAATTAGAAATATTAGAAGACCGACAGATGTGCCTGACTTTGGTCTATTGAACGATCTCCTTTGGTCGGATCCTGCCGACTCCCCCAATCAATGGGAAGATAACGAACGTGGTGTGTCATATTGTTTCAATAAGGTGGcaatcaacaactttttaAATAAGTTTCAATTTGACTTGGTTGTTCGTGCCCATATGGTGGTGGAAGATGGTTACGAGTTTTTCAACGACCGTTCTCTAGTAACCGTCTTCAGCGCTCCTAATTACTGTGGCGAGTTTGATAATTGGGGTGCTGTCATGGGTGTCAGTGAGGAACTACTATGCTCGTTTGAGCTTTTAGATCCTTTGGACAGCGTTGCcttgaaacatttgatgaaaaaggGTAGAATCGAAAGGAGAAACGCAATGctcaaatattcaaataaCAGTACCAACCAGCCTACAAAATAG